Part of the Bacteroidales bacterium genome, AGATCAGCATAACGATCAATCCGAAAACGACGATCGAAATGCTAAGCCTGATCCAGAATTCTTCATTGATTTCGCCTACAGCCATTCCGGCAATCACAGCAAGAACCAACAACGCCAGTGTGTCGGTGATGAGTGTACCTCCAACTGTAATGTTCACAGCCCTGTTTTTGGTGATGCCCAGTTGGCTTATGATAGGATAAGTAATGAGCGTATGTGATGCGAACATACTGGCCATCAATATTGAGGTATTCATAGGGAATCCGAGCAGGTAAAGCCCGGCGCCGGCGCCAAGCGTCATCGGAATAACAAAAGTGAAAAGGCCGAATATAATGCTTTTGCCACTGTTTTTCCTGAAATCGCCAAGATCAATCTCAAGTCCGGCTAAAAACATGATGTAGAGCAAACCCACTGTGCCAAACAGGATGATGCTGCTATCGCGGGGCATAAAATAAAAACCATTTGGGCCAATAATGGCGCCTGCAATGATCAGCCCGATCAGGTGAGGGATCTTTAGTTTATTGAAAAGAATGGGTGCAAATAGAATGATGAAAAGGATCAGGGCAAAGATAAGTACCGGATTCTTTAAGGGAAGACTCCACTCAATTATGGCTAAAAATATCATGATCAGTTGATGTTACCCACATGTTTTTGTCGCGCAAAATTAAAGATTAATTGCCTGCGAAAATTAATCCGGTGGAATATGAACTTCGAGTGATGACGATCCATTCACAAGTAATTTATTATCAAATGAATATAGAAACTGAGATTGGCAGACTTTAACTCCAGAATTTATGAGGCTGCAATGACTGTTTCGCAACCAAATGAATCTACCAGGTCGACTTCCCTGCTTCACTCTGCCCTGAATGCATCATCCTTACTAATAATGCCCTGAGTCAATAATTCCTTGAGTACGATCTCAGTCATGTCGCTTTTAAACTGGAACTCATAACGGATGTCCATTACATAAGCCTTCAGACGCATTTTGAGGTATGAACCCCTGTTGTTGATTTCATTAAAAAACACAACAACGATTGGCTTATTGAGGAAGATATATTTTGAAACCTGCGCTGCTTCAGTAGCAATTTTTCTAACTTTCTGGGTGTCTACATCAATCGGAAGATAAATTTCAGCCACTACCTGGCAGTTCAGCTCACCTGAGTTGGAATTGGAAACTGAGGTGTTCATCAACTCCATGTTGGGTACCGAAACAGTGGAATCGTCAGGAGTGACGATCCGTGTTGCACGAAGTCCGATCTGGATCACCTCACCGTAGTACTTTCCGGATTCAATTTTATCACCCACCTGAAAAGGCCGGTCAAACAACAGCATGATCCCCCCAAAGACATTTTTTAACAGATCCTGGGCAGCAAGACCAACGGCAATGGCCACCGAAGCGGTCATCGCGATCAGTGTTTCGATGGGTGGATTATAGATTCCACGTATGATGGCGAAAATTACAATCGACCAGATGATGATCCTGATGATGGGGATGATACTTTTGACGGTGATCCTGAATTTGGCACTTCTTTCAGAAAACAGCTCAAGTACTTTGACGAAAATTTTGATCATCACATAACCGATGATTATCAGTACAATAGTCCAGAAAATATTCGAAAAAGAGATGGCATCGAGCACATCGCCTGGTTTGCCGGCGAATTTTTCATTGGTGGCTGTATCTTCGCCATTTTCATTCTCAGTTTCAGTTGAAAGGTTTTGTTCTACCTGGGCCGAATCAACGGATAGCGAGGTGGATGTATTCAGCGCCGAAACCACGGAACCAAAAACAAGAAGCTGGATGAATAAAAAGAATAAAATTGATTTTTTCATTGTCATCGGAATTGATTAGTGGATAAAATTTCTAGAGGCCAGATAATCAGTTACCGGCTTGTAAATTAATGGATTGATGGTGAATTTGCTTTTGGGTCTGATCAGTATTCCCTTTTCATACATAGGAATCATCAGGTTTCGACTTACGTTGATGTTCTTATTCATTACCAATGCAAAATCTTCAAGTGTTAGCCCGTCATGAAGCAGTAATGTTTGCAGCACAAACAGATCGGGGTCTGTAAGGCTTTTTACAAACGTAAAATCTTTGTCGGTTATGGCTTCAATACTTATATTCTGTTCGGTAACGCTGAGGGTTGAGCGCAGCCAGTAAAGTTGCGCAAGGCTGATGTTTCCGCTGGACATGCGCCTAAGGTGTGCAAAATATTGCCTGCGCAAAAATAGTTGCTTTGAGTCGTCGTCCATTTTCTGAAAAGCTTTGTCTTGCAAATTATTTGCGTTCGGTTCAAAAAAAATCTGGTAACCACTCAGCCGGTTCCGTTTGAAAATAATTTCCTCGATGGTTTCCTTGCTCATGGGTTCGATGAAAATCTCATCGGTAAAGAAATTTGAAATCTGGATCGTCTTGTCGAGGAAATTCCATGTGTGACCTGTGAATGTACCAATCCAGAATACATTTCTGATCGTGTTTGTCATGAGGTCGAAAAACATGTTTATGCAGTCGAATCCTCCAACCCTTTTCAGGAAAAAGTGCTGTAGGTTTTCCATGACGATGATCCGAACGCTTCCAGATTTTTTAAAATATTCGATTACCTCCTGATTGGAACCAAAAGCAGGCTGCCCAAGCAATTGGCTGAAAAAACTTAAATATTTTTCGGGTGTGTAGACTTTTTCGGAAACATTGCATTGGATAACAGGGATATCATTGTTGATGCCACGAAGGAAATAATTGATCAGTGAAGTCACCCCACTCCCTTTTTCACCGATGATGGCTGTGTTGATAAATCGTTCTTTATTCCAATTATCAAGCGCTTGAGTGAGTTGATTGAGTTCGTTGTTCCTGTTTACAAAAAAGCGTTCTTCATCAGTTGGCTTGAGTGCATAAATACGCTGGTAAACAAACGGTAGCTTACTCACTGCTTCCTGCGTCTGGGAGATAAATTCAGTCAGCTCAAAAGTCACAAACTTTTTTACTGTGATAAAGCCAAACCTTATGCTGTATTCATCAACTTTTAACCGGATAAAACTCTCCAGGTTTCGTGTTTTACGGACAATCTCAGGTAATATCTGTTTGATTTGCCTTAACGTTTCTTTGCGTACCTGCTTCGATTTTTCGACTGCTCTTATCCGTGCAATCTTCAGTTGCAAGTCGAAAATCTTCTCCGTGTTTTTTAATTTTTGTATTTCACTGTCAAATTTGTTGACGGCACTCTTAATATCTTCTGAAAGAATATTTCTGCTGGCTGTAATTTTTAATCTGACCATTTCCAGATGGCTCATCGCACGATCAAGGCCTTCCTGTGCAACGTGTATTGCATCCTTAGGCGCTCCCTGTTTTTGATCAAGCAACATCAAAGCTGATTCCAGGTTGAAGTCAAATACTGTTCCCAGGGTAAGCAGATTTAACCTGGCAGTGTCTAAGTTGGTTTCCACAGCAGATTCAACGACATCAAGGCTTTCGGAGAGATGAGCAAGCGCTTCAAAGTTCAATAACTCGCGCGGAGATATCCAACTGATTTCTGAATCCCGAATCGGCCGGTCATATGTTTTATTTCTGACGAATGCTCTTTTATCTGATACATGTTCAGCAAAGGAAAGCGTCTGCACCCTGAAATGTTCGATATCATCAGAAAAGCAGCCGGTAAGCTTTTCGATGATCTGCGACAACATGGTATCAACCAATTCATCAGCCACTCGTTTGCGTTCAGCAGAAATCGTCTCCCTGGTTTTCTTCAGTGATGTACCCGATTGGCGGATGATTTCACTGCTTTGACTGATGAAGTCAGCAATCTGTTTGAAGGATGGAGTGAGCTGGTCGGTGATATACTCATCAATCCTGATCTTGAGCTTGGCATACTCATTAAAGACAGAATAATAAAGCAGGGTCATCTCAACATCCACAGTCCAATCTTCAAGCAAGGTAAAATGAGCATTTTTCCATTGGTTGATGGTTTGGGAAGTCACTGCCCCGATCTTTTTTTTCTTTTTCCCGATCATTTCCGGTTTGAACATTTTAGCCGGAAGATCCGCTTTATTCACCTTGAGGTATGCCTCTTCGAGCTGGTTGAAAGTTTCTACCGTCAACAGGTGAATATTTTCCCTGAAGGATTCCAGAAGTTGTTTCTGAATCTCGACTGGCTCCTTAACAAACTCAGTTTGCAACTCCTCAATTTTAGTTTTTCCATCACCACCTTGCAGAAGGTTCAGAAAAATTTCGTCCATTTTGTTGCTAACCTGCCACATAGGAATGAAGTGCTCACTTCTGATTTTCATCAGACTTTTATATTGTTCCAGAATCCCGGTAGTGTAATGGTTAACCATGAATTCTATGGCCATATCGCGGAAAGGAATCTTTCTGATTCGGCGATTTTCAACAGGAGTAAGGTTGAAAAGCTTCCGTACGTGGTTGGCTGCTTTTATCACAACTAATCTGAAGGATATACCAATGTTGCTGAATCTTTTCTTGAGACGCAGCCATCGTTTTTCTTTACTGGTGATAGGATACCGCTCAATTCTTTCGGGCGAAAAAATGGTTTCGGGTAATTCAGCAGCCATCTCTTTTGCAACCACTTCGATTCTATCAAGGATGGCTACAAATCCCTCAAATTCAGTGCTTTTTCTGGTTTTACCCAGAAGCCCAAACAGCTCCTTCTCGCTGTTTCTTATTTCCTCGGGATCTTCAGCCGAAATGGATTTACGTTTGATGATATCAGAAAACCTTTGGACGATTTGCGTAAATTCCTCACCTATCCGGTGATGTTCCACAATCTTTCCCAGAAAATAATCAATAACGGACGTCTCTGCTTTTTCCACAAAAGCCTCAAAAACCTGATTAACATCATCTAACTTAAAATGTGGGTTCATATCGCTATTTCTGTCTGCATTAAATCGTAAAAGTAATATTTATTGACAAAATCCTTTCCCGTCGTATTGGCCTTAAAAACAATGTTTAAATTTGCAGCGCCAAAAAGCACCTTATGTACGATATTGAGCAAATGATGATGCTTTTCCGAACACAAGTTACCCCTGACCATTCTGCAACAGGTAGAAGTCAATTGTCTGGTAATGAAGTGTTTTATCAAGGTGGCACAGTAATGGCTTATCGCGTTGAAATTTAAACAAACTTCATTTTTATTTAATCACCTTTAGCATGAAAAAGTTTTTCTTATCACTGATTTTGGCCGTTTTTATCGGCCTGAATTTTAATTTCGCATCCGTCAGGACGGACGAGGGGATGTGGTTGCCCATGTTTGTCGAACGTCTTAACTGGACTGATATCCAAAAGATGGGGCTGCAACTCTCCATTGAGGAGATGTACAGCATCAACAATTCGAGTTTAAAAGATGCTATTGTTGGGTTGGCAAGCGGAAGCGCACCTTCAGGTTTCTTCTGCACCGGTGAGATCGTGTCGGACCGTGGATTAATGTTTACAAATCATCATTGTGCTTATGACCTGATACAAAATCACAGCACCATTCAACATGATTATCTGACCGACGGTTTTTGGGCAATGACCCTGGAGGAAGAACTGCCAAACCCCGGGCTTACCGCATCATTCCTGGTAAGGATGGAAGATCTTACTGAAACCATCACTTCGCAATATACTGATGAAATGACTGATGAGGAGAGACGTGCAAAATTCCGTGAAATCACTACACCCATTCGTGAGGCAGCATCCGAGGAAGGCAAATATGATGCGATCGTAAAAAGTTTTTACAACGGGAGTGAGTATTACCTGTTTGTTTACCAAACTTTTAAAGATGTCCGGCTGGTGGGTGCACCTCCTTCATCCATTGGAAAATTTGGGGGTGACACCGATAACTGGATGTGGCCGCGTCATACCGGTGATTTCTCAATTCTCAGGGTTTATACAGCACCTGATGGCTCACCGGCTGAATATGCCAAAGAGAATATCCCGCTTAAACCCAAACATCATCTGCCTGTTTCTTTAAAGGGATATCAAAAAGATGATTATGCGATGATCTGGGGATATCCGGGAAGCACTGAGCGCTATCTTACTTCCTATGGAATCGAATTTGCCATCAACCAAAAAAATCCTGCCATCATTGATGTATTTGGTACGCTGCTCGAAACAATGAAAGTTCACATGGATGCTGATGATGCAACCAGAATCAAGTATGCCTCAGATTATGCAAGCCTTGCCAATACATGGAAGTATTTTATTGGCCAAACCCGTGGTCTGAAGCGTTTGGATGTCAAGAGCCAGAAAGAAGTTATAGAAAAGGATTTCACCAACTGGGTGAGCAGAAGTGCCGCCCCTTTGCCCAAGTATGGCGATGTATTGAAGAATATTGAAGCCGGTTATGCGAAAATGGAAAACCTGGTGACCCCATTTTATTTTATGGCTATTGGTTCTGGTAACATCGATTTCATTGGACTGGCACAACAAGCCGCTCCTCTGGAGGGGTTCCTTCAAAATCAAAAGGAAAACAAAGCCCAGATTGATCTTACCATTGAAGCACTCAGCGCTACAGCAGATGAATTTTTTGGCGATTACGATTACGAGATGGATCGGGATAAACTTGCAGGTTTGCTCAAACTCTTCAAAAGAAAATTGAATAACGAACAGTTACCCGAAGTGTTTACAACCATCAACACTGTCTTCAAAGGCGATGTTGATGCCTATGTGAACGATCTTTACAGCAAGTCAATCTTCACCAATAAAGACCGTTTTGCAAAGTTCCTCAATAAGCCCGGGAAAAAAGCCCTGGCTAATGACCCCGGTTTCAAACTTACCCAGGCCTTTACTTCCGGAATGATGAAATACCAGGGTGACTTTATAAAAGGGCAATCGGAGGTTGACCGTAACATGAAGAATTTTATTGCCGGCCTTCGAACTATGAATCCCGATGTTAAATATTTTCCGGATGCCAACTCCACCATGCGTTTTACCTATGGAACCGTAAAAGATTATTATCCGGCTGATGCCGTGCACTACGACTACATTACCTACCTTGACGGGGTGATGGAAAAAGAAGATCCCACAAATGAAGAATTCATCGTGGATAATAGACTGAAAGCGCTGTTCGAGAAAAAAGATTACGGCATGTATGGTGTGAACGGTAAGATGATCGTTAATTTCCTTACCACGAACGATATCACCGGAGGAAACTCCGGAAGCCCTGTCATCAATGGCAAAGGCGAACTGATCGGCATTGCCTTCGACGGCAACTGGGAAGCCATGAGTGGCGATATTGCCTTTGAAGACGAACTGCAACGCACCATCAACGTTGATATCCGTTACGTCCTGTTCATCATTGATAAATTCGCCGGGGCGAAGCATCTCATTGACGAAATGACTCTTGTAAGGTAGCGGGATTATCGCAGTACTGTGTAAGAATCTAACCATTCGTGGTGTAAATGTGAGGAGGAGAAATGGAGGCAATCGCCGCCCTTTCTCCTCCTTTGCTTTAAGGATCTGGAACAAAAAAGACAATGAGATTTCTCACGATCTCTCTGGGTTCCGATCGTTAGAAATGACAGTTAATTAGGGGTTTAGGGGGTTCAGAGAGCGGGCGCAGAGCGCCCGCTCTCTGAACCCTTCCATTTAACGCAAACCTGTCATTTCGACCTGAAAAAACGGAACGCAGTGGAGTTTTTGAAGGGAGAAATCTCCTTACATTTCATTCAATCAATTGCGAAAGGGCAAGGAGATTTCTCACTCCCTCACAGTGTT contains:
- a CDS encoding mechanosensitive ion channel family protein — encoded protein: MKKSILFFLFIQLLVFGSVVSALNTSTSLSVDSAQVEQNLSTETENENGEDTATNEKFAGKPGDVLDAISFSNIFWTIVLIIIGYVMIKIFVKVLELFSERSAKFRITVKSIIPIIRIIIWSIVIFAIIRGIYNPPIETLIAMTASVAIAVGLAAQDLLKNVFGGIMLLFDRPFQVGDKIESGKYYGEVIQIGLRATRIVTPDDSTVSVPNMELMNTSVSNSNSGELNCQVVAEIYLPIDVDTQKVRKIATEAAQVSKYIFLNKPIVVVFFNEINNRGSYLKMRLKAYVMDIRYEFQFKSDMTEIVLKELLTQGIISKDDAFRAE
- a CDS encoding S46 family peptidase; the encoded protein is MKKFFLSLILAVFIGLNFNFASVRTDEGMWLPMFVERLNWTDIQKMGLQLSIEEMYSINNSSLKDAIVGLASGSAPSGFFCTGEIVSDRGLMFTNHHCAYDLIQNHSTIQHDYLTDGFWAMTLEEELPNPGLTASFLVRMEDLTETITSQYTDEMTDEERRAKFREITTPIREAASEEGKYDAIVKSFYNGSEYYLFVYQTFKDVRLVGAPPSSIGKFGGDTDNWMWPRHTGDFSILRVYTAPDGSPAEYAKENIPLKPKHHLPVSLKGYQKDDYAMIWGYPGSTERYLTSYGIEFAINQKNPAIIDVFGTLLETMKVHMDADDATRIKYASDYASLANTWKYFIGQTRGLKRLDVKSQKEVIEKDFTNWVSRSAAPLPKYGDVLKNIEAGYAKMENLVTPFYFMAIGSGNIDFIGLAQQAAPLEGFLQNQKENKAQIDLTIEALSATADEFFGDYDYEMDRDKLAGLLKLFKRKLNNEQLPEVFTTINTVFKGDVDAYVNDLYSKSIFTNKDRFAKFLNKPGKKALANDPGFKLTQAFTSGMMKYQGDFIKGQSEVDRNMKNFIAGLRTMNPDVKYFPDANSTMRFTYGTVKDYYPADAVHYDYITYLDGVMEKEDPTNEEFIVDNRLKALFEKKDYGMYGVNGKMIVNFLTTNDITGGNSGSPVINGKGELIGIAFDGNWEAMSGDIAFEDELQRTINVDIRYVLFIIDKFAGAKHLIDEMTLVR